In Methanothermobacter sp., a genomic segment contains:
- the arfB gene encoding 2-amino-5-formylamino-6-ribosylaminopyrimidin-4(3H)-one 5'-monophosphate deformylase — protein MEPRNIKLNYDSGNIISPHIHKIGILALGSHLENHGPALPIDTDAKIASYLALEASNRTGAKFLGIIYAATEHPYIKHGIHIKPTELIEKHLKPILECAKKSLKIQKVLIVNGHGGNTKIKKYLPTISEETGIKIKLNNKIVEIEGPHAGSGELSIGLILGITDPKRLRECENIEEYPEIGMIGLKEAREQDKKIDEGAKQIENEGINADPILGKSLIEKALKDIIKDIKLLLDE, from the coding sequence ATGGAACCTAGAAATATAAAACTAAATTATGACTCAGGTAACATAATATCACCCCACATCCACAAGATAGGAATACTGGCCCTAGGATCCCACCTTGAAAACCATGGCCCAGCACTTCCCATAGATACAGACGCCAAAATCGCCTCCTACCTCGCCCTTGAAGCAAGTAATAGGACAGGAGCAAAATTCCTAGGCATAATATATGCAGCGACAGAACACCCATATATAAAACATGGAATACACATAAAACCCACAGAACTCATTGAAAAACACTTAAAACCAATCCTAGAATGTGCAAAAAAATCCCTAAAAATCCAAAAGGTCCTTATAGTAAATGGACACGGAGGCAACACAAAAATAAAAAAATATCTACCCACTATTTCAGAAGAAACTGGAATAAAGATAAAATTGAATAACAAGATAGTTGAAATAGAAGGCCCACATGCCGGATCCGGTGAACTTTCAATAGGCCTAATCCTAGGAATAACAGACCCCAAAAGGCTCCGAGAATGCGAAAACATTGAAGAATATCCTGAAATAGGGATGATAGGCTTAAAAGAAGCCCGTGAACAAGACAAAAAAATAGATGAAGGTGCAAAACAAATAGAAAATGAGGGTATTAATGCGGATCCAATACTTGGAAAATCCCTCATAGAAAAAGCCCTAAAAGATATCATAAAAGACATAAAATTATTACTAGATGAGTAA
- a CDS encoding ribonucleotide reductase N-terminal alpha domain-containing protein has product MRLTQNALKVLKERYLLKDEKGKILETPEGMFRRVALAVAQAEEKYGGDTETTAKKFYEIMSKLEFLPNSPTLMNAGTPINQLSACFVIPIEDSMDSIFDALKYMALIHKSGGGVGFSFSHLRPKGDIVGSTMGVASGPVSFMRIFDVATEVIKQGGRRRGANMGILDVNHPDIIEFIEAKKEEGAFSNFNLSVMVTDNFMDGIESNIEYELINPRTGEVTASVPAREIFNRMVKMAWKRGDPGILFKDTINKANPTPALGSIEATNPCVGPETWVMTSKGPRQVKELTEKACKIILNGREWKSYTGFFPTGTKRLYRLETVEGFHLRLTADHKILRLSSDGEPEWKKLSELKIGDKIILNEHKGLRWDGKFTEDDGYLTGLAINEENLKITDEMEKASSRFYTGLFKGLLDSNPNKILFEGDLGIAKTLQRMLLRSGIYTKIREYSSQYRLEMVKPPGSFATVKDIIPDTIETVYDIQVPGVNAFDANGFYVHNCGEQPLLPYESCNLGSINLKLMAENGKINWEKLSRTVKIAVHFLDNVIDVNNYPIKKIEETTKKTRKIGLGVMGFADMLIKLGIPYNSKSALRVADKIMSHIKVEAQKASMELALERGSFPAFKDSKWYQEGFDYMRNATLTTIAPTGSLSIIAGVTSSIEPIFAVSFIREIIDRKLIDVNPLFEVEAKKRGFYDKKLMERIAREGSIRRIKDIPADIKRLFVTAHEIDPIFHVKIQATFQKHVDNAVSKTVNLPPNAKPKDVENIFKAAYKLGCKGITVYRYGSKKREVLKFPESIEYAGTCRDMTCPN; this is encoded by the coding sequence ATGAGATTAACCCAAAATGCCTTGAAAGTCCTCAAGGAAAGATACCTCCTCAAAGACGAGAAAGGGAAAATATTAGAAACCCCTGAGGGAATGTTCAGGAGAGTTGCCCTTGCAGTTGCACAAGCAGAAGAAAAATATGGTGGCGACACTGAAACTACCGCAAAAAAATTCTATGAGATAATGAGCAAACTAGAATTCTTACCAAATTCACCAACCCTAATGAACGCTGGCACACCAATAAACCAATTATCAGCATGCTTCGTCATACCAATAGAAGACTCAATGGACAGCATATTCGACGCACTTAAATACATGGCACTCATCCACAAATCAGGTGGAGGAGTCGGCTTCTCATTCTCCCACCTCAGACCGAAAGGGGACATCGTAGGCTCAACCATGGGCGTCGCCTCCGGCCCAGTATCTTTCATGAGAATATTCGATGTCGCAACAGAAGTTATAAAACAAGGTGGCAGGAGAAGAGGGGCCAACATGGGCATATTAGATGTTAACCACCCAGACATCATCGAATTTATAGAAGCAAAAAAAGAAGAAGGTGCATTCAGCAACTTCAACCTCTCAGTGATGGTTACCGATAATTTCATGGACGGAATAGAATCAAATATTGAATATGAACTCATAAATCCACGTACGGGAGAAGTCACTGCTTCAGTGCCGGCCAGAGAAATATTCAATCGAATGGTTAAAATGGCGTGGAAAAGAGGCGACCCAGGAATACTATTCAAGGACACAATAAACAAGGCAAACCCCACCCCAGCCCTAGGTAGCATAGAAGCCACAAACCCTTGTGTCGGCCCAGAAACATGGGTGATGACATCCAAAGGCCCCAGGCAGGTCAAAGAATTAACAGAAAAAGCTTGTAAGATAATATTAAACGGCAGAGAATGGAAATCATATACGGGATTCTTCCCCACCGGTACAAAAAGATTATATAGACTAGAAACGGTTGAAGGCTTCCACCTACGCCTCACAGCAGATCACAAGATTCTCAGATTGTCCTCCGATGGCGAACCTGAATGGAAAAAATTATCAGAACTAAAAATAGGGGATAAAATAATCCTAAATGAGCACAAAGGCCTACGATGGGATGGCAAATTCACTGAGGATGATGGTTACCTTACAGGCCTTGCAATCAATGAAGAGAATCTGAAAATCACAGATGAGATGGAGAAAGCCTCATCAAGATTCTACACAGGATTATTCAAAGGCCTTCTCGACTCTAATCCAAATAAAATATTATTTGAGGGAGATCTTGGAATCGCGAAAACACTGCAAAGGATGCTCCTAAGATCAGGAATATATACAAAGATCCGAGAATATTCATCACAATACAGACTAGAAATGGTTAAACCTCCAGGATCTTTTGCAACGGTTAAAGATATAATACCAGATACTATAGAGACAGTCTATGACATCCAAGTCCCTGGTGTAAATGCCTTTGATGCCAACGGATTCTATGTCCACAATTGTGGGGAACAACCACTACTACCATATGAATCATGTAACCTTGGATCAATAAACCTCAAACTCATGGCAGAAAATGGTAAAATAAACTGGGAAAAATTATCAAGAACAGTTAAAATAGCGGTTCATTTCCTTGATAATGTAATCGATGTTAACAATTACCCCATAAAAAAAATCGAAGAAACTACAAAAAAGACACGTAAGATAGGGCTTGGTGTTATGGGGTTCGCCGACATGCTAATAAAATTAGGAATACCTTACAATTCCAAATCCGCTCTCCGAGTAGCGGATAAAATCATGTCACATATAAAAGTTGAAGCCCAGAAAGCTTCAATGGAACTGGCACTTGAAAGGGGCTCATTCCCAGCATTCAAGGACAGCAAATGGTACCAGGAAGGTTTCGATTATATGAGGAACGCCACACTCACAACCATAGCCCCAACAGGTTCACTCAGCATAATAGCCGGTGTTACAAGCAGCATAGAACCTATATTTGCTGTATCATTCATAAGGGAGATCATCGACAGAAAACTCATAGATGTAAACCCACTCTTCGAAGTTGAGGCGAAGAAAAGAGGATTCTATGATAAAAAACTCATGGAAAGAATCGCTAGGGAAGGGTCCATTAGGAGGATTAAGGATATCCCAGCTGATATAAAACGCCTTTTTGTAACAGCCCATGAAATAGATCCAATCTTCCATGTGAAAATCCAGGCAACATTCCAGAAACACGTGGACAATGCCGTTTCAAAAACAGTGAACCTCCCACCAAATGCAAAACCAAAAGATGTGGAAAATATCTTCAAAGCAGCCTACAAACTTGGATGCAAAGGTATAACAGTCTATCGTTATGGGAGTAAAAAAAGAGAGGTTTTAAAGTTCCCAGAATCCATTGAATATGCTGGTACATGCCGTGATATGACCTGTCCAAATTAG